One genomic segment of Clostridium saccharoperbutylacetonicum N1-4(HMT) includes these proteins:
- a CDS encoding cysteine ABC transporter substrate-binding protein, whose product MKRIKKIMATLLLSTIVIGGLTGCGNSAATSANKGDSNSSTTSSSSIDEIKKRGTIKIGVFSDKAPFGYVDSNGKNQGFDVYIAKRFAKDLLGDESKVEFVLVDAASRVSYLESKKVDIIMANFTVTDERKQKVDFTNPYMKVSLGVVSPDGAKITSEDQLKGKKIIVAKGTTAETYMTKNHPDVDLVKYEQYSEIFQALKDKRGDAILSDNTEVIAWAKENPGFTVGIASLGSADTIAPAVTKGNTELRDWVNTELETLGKENFIHKAYDETLKSVYGAEFEDSLVVEGGKVQ is encoded by the coding sequence ATGAAAAGAATTAAAAAAATTATGGCAACATTGCTTTTAAGTACTATAGTAATTGGAGGGCTAACAGGTTGCGGTAATTCAGCAGCTACAAGTGCAAATAAAGGTGACTCTAATTCAAGCACTACATCATCAAGTTCAATTGATGAAATAAAAAAACGTGGGACTATAAAAATAGGAGTATTTAGCGATAAAGCCCCATTTGGATATGTTGATTCGAATGGAAAAAATCAAGGGTTTGATGTTTATATTGCTAAGAGATTTGCAAAAGATCTTCTTGGAGATGAATCGAAGGTTGAATTTGTTTTAGTTGATGCTGCTAGCAGAGTGTCATATTTAGAATCTAAGAAAGTAGATATAATAATGGCAAACTTTACAGTTACTGATGAGAGAAAACAAAAAGTAGATTTTACTAATCCTTATATGAAAGTATCTCTTGGAGTAGTTTCACCGGATGGGGCTAAAATTACTTCAGAAGATCAGCTAAAAGGTAAAAAAATTATCGTAGCAAAAGGAACAACTGCAGAAACTTATATGACAAAAAATCATCCAGATGTTGATTTAGTGAAATATGAGCAATATTCAGAAATATTCCAAGCATTAAAAGATAAACGTGGGGATGCAATATTAAGTGATAATACAGAAGTTATTGCATGGGCTAAAGAAAATCCTGGATTTACTGTTGGCATAGCATCGCTTGGAAGTGCAGATACGATAGCACCAGCTGTAACTAAGGGAAATACTGAACTTAGAGACTGGGTAAATACAGAACTTGAAACTTTAGGTAAGGAAAATTTTATTCATAAGGCTTATGATGAAACTTTAAAATCAGTTTATGGGGCAGAATTTGAAGATAGTCTTGTAGTTGAAGGTGGAAAAGTACAATAA
- a CDS encoding response regulator — MGDGSKTTNISYSNDYLKQIYNTFHKFLDVDWINYQNRLKNSLEEVGTFFNLDRIYIYYFSKDPTFMKIECQWNNEGIRPKRTVEEEEVVYALPWLMREIKSSDFVAINSTEELPKDAVFETEVFNNEGIKAALIIPLKSENKLIGFIGYESLSESVQWEEEQIKILTDISRAFSNTRARLTKEKEYESILDGQAILLNNCESQIWALKNITSYATVNEAHAEFFGLNKSDLEYQDLYDIFSIDIANKLSELNWDLFRKNEPSKTEIELENGKGEKRLLQINSNPYRDEAGNTKYLVCTAEDITEQRKAEKELLKAKEQAEAANVAKSQFLANMSHEIRTPMNGIFGFLELLQTTELSLEQEEFIREAKSASEILLYIINDILDFSKIEAKKLVMESIKFNLRTTIEDAVSLLSHKAVEKGLEIYVMIKDGVPEEVIGDPSRIRQILNNLISNAVKFTESGDISVSVDYEEKENDMANLYFEVKDTGIGIRKEDIHKLFQSFNQADASTTRKYGGTGLGLAISSELVKMMDGEMNVESEFGKGSTFKFNVNLKIAKRSSEPKFDLEKLKGVNILVVDGNDNNRESIKSYFHGADINLFEAKDAGDAITTVIKNSNSKNKIDVAIVDYRMSDMTAYELATTLKSIPIAKDIKLILLTSSAKIVDSKAAKEYGFSSYLSKPIRKDDLISCIAILLGLEEDHEEEQEVVIKHTVKEIKHSLKPKILLVEDNEINRKIVIGILKSREMTCDIAVNGSEAVKAVLERDYDVVFMDCQMPVMDGYESTARIRELEGEKKHTTIIAMTANAMEGDSEKCIQAGMDYYISKPINFELMFSMIESNTKTREITINFNSIIDDYIDNFAEISGLDKEDAKEILEDYVRCLPDLFTGIDEAIENEDFEKMARLTHELKGSSGTLRIDSIHKLAIKLEEKSRKHEIEECVSIFTEMKKLFN, encoded by the coding sequence ATGGGTGATGGGAGTAAAACTACAAATATTAGTTATTCCAATGACTATCTAAAGCAGATTTATAATACGTTTCATAAATTTTTGGATGTAGATTGGATTAATTATCAAAATAGATTGAAAAATTCTTTGGAGGAAGTAGGAACATTTTTTAATTTAGATAGAATTTATATTTACTATTTTTCTAAAGATCCCACTTTTATGAAAATAGAATGTCAATGGAATAATGAAGGTATACGCCCAAAGAGAACGGTTGAAGAGGAAGAAGTGGTATATGCCCTTCCATGGCTTATGCGTGAAATTAAGAGCAGCGATTTTGTTGCAATAAATAGTACTGAGGAACTTCCAAAGGATGCTGTATTTGAAACTGAAGTTTTTAATAATGAAGGCATAAAGGCTGCACTTATAATTCCATTAAAAAGTGAAAATAAATTAATAGGTTTTATTGGGTATGAAAGTCTGTCAGAGAGTGTACAATGGGAAGAAGAACAAATCAAAATATTAACTGATATTTCACGCGCGTTTTCTAATACAAGAGCGAGATTAACAAAGGAAAAGGAATATGAATCAATACTTGATGGGCAAGCTATTTTACTTAATAATTGCGAATCACAGATTTGGGCATTAAAGAATATTACTTCATATGCAACAGTAAATGAAGCTCATGCTGAGTTTTTTGGATTAAACAAAAGTGATTTAGAATATCAGGATTTATACGATATATTTAGCATTGATATTGCCAATAAATTATCTGAGCTCAATTGGGATTTGTTTAGAAAGAATGAACCTTCAAAAACTGAAATTGAACTTGAAAATGGTAAAGGAGAAAAGAGGCTGCTTCAAATTAATAGTAATCCTTATAGGGATGAAGCTGGGAATACAAAATACCTTGTATGTACAGCTGAGGATATCACTGAGCAACGTAAGGCTGAAAAAGAATTATTAAAGGCAAAGGAGCAGGCAGAGGCAGCTAATGTTGCTAAGAGTCAATTTTTAGCTAACATGTCCCATGAAATTAGAACGCCGATGAATGGAATATTTGGTTTCCTTGAATTACTCCAAACTACTGAACTATCTTTAGAGCAGGAGGAATTCATACGTGAAGCAAAATCAGCATCTGAAATTTTACTATATATTATAAATGATATATTAGACTTTTCTAAAATCGAAGCTAAAAAACTTGTAATGGAAAGTATTAAATTTAACTTAAGAACAACTATTGAAGATGCAGTTTCACTTCTTTCTCATAAAGCAGTTGAAAAAGGACTTGAAATCTATGTAATGATTAAAGATGGTGTACCAGAAGAAGTTATAGGAGATCCATCAAGGATTAGACAGATATTAAATAACCTTATAAGCAATGCGGTTAAATTTACAGAAAGCGGTGATATTTCTGTTTCTGTTGATTATGAAGAGAAAGAAAATGATATGGCTAATCTTTATTTTGAAGTAAAAGACACAGGAATAGGAATACGTAAGGAAGATATTCATAAGTTATTTCAATCATTCAACCAAGCGGATGCGTCTACTACAAGAAAGTATGGTGGAACTGGATTAGGACTTGCTATATCGAGTGAATTGGTAAAAATGATGGATGGTGAAATGAACGTTGAAAGCGAATTTGGAAAAGGTTCAACTTTTAAATTTAATGTGAACTTAAAGATAGCCAAAAGATCTTCAGAACCAAAATTTGATCTTGAAAAACTTAAGGGAGTAAACATCCTTGTTGTAGATGGTAATGATAATAATAGAGAATCTATAAAATCATATTTTCATGGAGCAGATATTAACTTATTTGAAGCTAAAGATGCAGGGGATGCAATTACTACAGTTATTAAAAATTCGAATTCAAAAAATAAAATTGATGTTGCTATTGTAGACTACAGAATGTCTGATATGACAGCATATGAATTAGCAACCACATTAAAGAGTATACCAATTGCAAAGGATATAAAATTAATTCTTTTAACTTCATCAGCTAAAATTGTAGATAGTAAAGCAGCTAAAGAATATGGTTTTTCATCGTATCTATCAAAACCTATTAGAAAGGACGACTTAATTAGTTGTATTGCCATATTATTGGGACTTGAAGAAGATCATGAAGAAGAACAAGAAGTCGTTATAAAGCATACTGTTAAAGAGATTAAGCATTCATTAAAACCAAAGATTTTATTAGTTGAAGATAATGAAATTAATCGTAAAATAGTTATTGGTATACTAAAATCTAGAGAAATGACTTGTGATATAGCAGTAAATGGTAGTGAAGCAGTGAAAGCAGTATTAGAAAGAGATTATGATGTGGTTTTCATGGATTGCCAAATGCCAGTTATGGATGGTTATGAGAGTACCGCTAGAATAAGGGAACTTGAAGGAGAAAAAAAGCATACAACAATAATTGCAATGACAGCTAATGCTATGGAAGGCGATAGTGAGAAATGTATTCAGGCAGGTATGGATTATTATATAAGTAAACCTATTAATTTTGAGCTTATGTTTAGTATGATAGAGTCAAATACTAAAACTAGAGAAATCACTATAAACTTTAATAGTATAATAGATGATTATATTGATAATTTTGCTGAAATTTCAGGGCTAGATAAAGAAGATGCAAAAGAAATCTTAGAGGATTATGTAAGATGTTTACCTGATTTATTTACCGGTATTGACGAA
- a CDS encoding amino acid ABC transporter ATP-binding protein, giving the protein MNKNNSPVLLEIQDIHKKYDEKEILNGINLTLHKGEVLVVLGPSGCGKSTLLRCLNGLEKIQGGDIKFGDTSFTAKNIEWQKIHEKIGMVFQNYELFPHMTVIENILLGPLKVQKRDKTEALAQAEQLLDKVGLLDRKDSFPRQLSGGQKQRIAIVRALCMNPEIILFDEVTASLDPEMVREVLDVILGLAMQGMTMVIVTHEMAFAEAVADRIIFMDNGRICEESKPDEFFTNPKTERAKHFLNIFQY; this is encoded by the coding sequence ATGAATAAGAATAATAGTCCTGTTTTGCTTGAAATTCAGGATATTCATAAAAAATATGATGAAAAAGAAATATTAAATGGGATTAATTTGACTCTGCATAAGGGTGAAGTTTTAGTTGTTCTAGGACCTTCAGGGTGTGGAAAAAGTACACTTTTACGTTGTCTAAATGGCCTTGAGAAAATTCAAGGAGGGGACATAAAATTTGGGGATACAAGCTTCACAGCAAAAAATATAGAATGGCAGAAGATTCACGAAAAAATAGGAATGGTATTTCAAAACTACGAATTATTTCCTCATATGACTGTTATAGAAAACATACTACTTGGGCCATTAAAGGTTCAGAAAAGAGATAAAACTGAAGCTCTTGCTCAAGCTGAACAGCTATTAGATAAAGTTGGGTTATTAGACAGAAAGGACTCGTTTCCTCGTCAGCTTTCAGGAGGTCAAAAGCAGAGAATTGCTATTGTTAGAGCCTTGTGTATGAATCCAGAAATTATTTTATTTGATGAAGTAACTGCCTCTCTAGATCCTGAAATGGTTAGAGAAGTTTTAGATGTTATTTTAGGGCTCGCTATGCAAGGAATGACTATGGTAATAGTAACTCATGAAATGGCGTTTGCAGAAGCTGTAGCAGATAGAATCATTTTTATGGATAATGGTAGAATATGCGAAGAATCAAAACCAGATGAATTTTTTACAAATCCAAAGACTGAACGTGCAAAGCACTTTCTAAATATATTTCAATATTAA
- a CDS encoding HD-GYP domain-containing protein, translating into MRVVSVTSLKGDEILGKQIFDESGRVLLSVGVKLRPYYIERIKELGIQSVYIDDDLSKNVVIEESISEKTRQMGKHAVKEMIGKYCREGKTDSSSVMDSVTSVIEDIISNKNVLINVSEISSSDNNLYSHSVNVCVLATIIGTHMGYSMLKLKDIASAAIMHDIGKIKLLNDKKILAEYTDKDELDKYVEVMHPKVGYDFLGEQQVWNATVKVAALMHHERIDGSGYPLKLKGDEINQIAKLVTICDVFDNLITGRNNNEPKPVSETIEYLVGMSNVYFDAEIVNKFTMNIAAFPTGSGVVLSSNEKGLVVRQNNSMPTRPVVKIIYDKSGNILLEPYEMDLLKELTLFIAKTCDI; encoded by the coding sequence ATGAGAGTTGTAAGTGTTACAAGCCTAAAGGGTGATGAAATATTAGGAAAACAAATTTTTGATGAAAGTGGTAGAGTTTTACTTAGTGTTGGAGTAAAGCTGAGACCTTATTATATTGAGAGAATCAAAGAATTAGGCATACAATCAGTATATATTGATGATGATTTGTCAAAAAATGTTGTTATTGAAGAAAGTATTTCTGAAAAAACTAGACAAATGGGCAAACATGCAGTTAAAGAAATGATTGGAAAGTATTGTCGTGAAGGTAAAACTGATAGCAGTAGTGTTATGGATTCTGTAACTTCAGTAATTGAAGATATTATTTCAAATAAGAACGTATTGATAAATGTGTCAGAAATAAGTTCAAGTGACAACAACTTGTATTCTCATTCAGTAAATGTATGTGTATTGGCAACAATAATAGGTACTCATATGGGATATAGTATGTTAAAGCTTAAAGATATTGCTTCAGCTGCAATAATGCATGATATAGGTAAAATAAAACTATTAAATGATAAGAAGATATTGGCTGAATATACAGATAAGGATGAGCTAGATAAGTATGTTGAAGTTATGCATCCAAAGGTTGGATATGATTTTTTAGGGGAACAGCAAGTCTGGAATGCAACTGTTAAGGTGGCAGCACTAATGCATCATGAACGAATTGATGGGAGTGGTTATCCTTTAAAATTAAAAGGTGATGAAATAAATCAAATAGCAAAGCTAGTAACTATATGTGATGTTTTTGATAATTTAATAACTGGTAGGAATAATAATGAACCAAAACCAGTATCAGAAACGATAGAATATCTTGTTGGAATGAGCAACGTCTATTTTGATGCTGAAATTGTAAATAAATTCACAATGAATATAGCAGCATTTCCAACTGGAAGTGGAGTTGTATTGAGTTCCAATGAAAAAGGGCTTGTAGTAAGGCAAAATAACTCAATGCCAACGCGTCCAGTGGTGAAAATTATATATGATAAAAGTGGAAATATATTATTAGAACCTTATGAAATGGATTTGCTAAAGGAATTAACTCTTTTTATCGCAAAGACTTGTGATATTTAG